The nucleotide sequence tttacccatgtaagccccggtgcataacccctattattatgTACTTTTATTtcatgcttgtgcattaagtttaaggagttcaatgaaacccacttgcatatatatacccttatccgatgagttttactagtacgacaggatcgtgtagatcgctatgctacatgactccggtagaagtcgagtgattgtctgtcactcgcgagagatagaaagatattgttgttgttattatattactatcacatgaaatatatatgaatgataattagagaccgaacggaatggtactttggatctagacttggttaggcattcgagcgaggctcggattgcacttgttccgccggTGTTGATTGAGGATcgtccgttgcattggattctagtcaggtcacagacttattatcctgagcacatacttgcttatggaagcgggaagactcgttgctctcttgtcgtgggttacggctctttccggaccgactaattggaggtgaggattgtggaggtctaagcaccacactaagtccaggactcaaGAGTGGAGGtttggagttcaagtttggacggggaactggaccccttgacaggagactggtgggttggtcctgcttgtgcctggggtacaaacgaggCGTGTGTTTCGAGATACCCAGCTagaatacattggttcgtgaatcccCGTGTAATACGGTaggacttgtctacgatctagcaccgtagtaagaacgggaatatgaaagatggtaaaatagttctgattgcttaccacctgcttgaaagtagcatatgtgcttacatagaatggttagttaatgaactaatgatgactgctaataaaattgaatatatggACAAACGTTTaataatgctcctgcagatgcaataaatccacaagccagatagccttgcatatccttggagtcttttcttttctcttgacGGTAAGTCTTGcaaagtacaattgagtactcagggtttattctaccctgttgcaggtgacaggtggatgctagagctgacacttgtgtgcgggaacctcctggtgggctcaacgaggatttccttaacgttgcggacatagagtttatttaaaacttccacccaaaatattttacaatAAAAAACTTATAACttattatgatgtatataacggatcatcatgttaatgtttaacttgtcattaatgattttatttccgctgaaactctgataacatagttatattccgctgttataaacaataaatattatactctgatgttgcatagaAAGTGGtgtaagaaatgactaaaatattgtaagttttattctcccatttatgatcctgttgaaaaatgtggattttcggattCTCCCATGGGATGTGCTCGACAGAAATGTCTGATGTAGCTCaacttcggggtgcttagtgtctagtgaaaaATAAGCGCCGCCGTAAGTAtattattttgggtggttctgccacaatgcCTACGCAGGGGGGGGCGTGGGCAGGCGCAGGTGTCCGAACGCTAGCCCTGTCCGAACGCTAGCATGATCGATAACAATAAGGCCAACCTACGAGGGGTTTTTtgaataagaaaaaaaatatgtaCCTAATTTCTGAGCACATCCTCCTCAATTTTTTTTAGCTCAAGTGTTTGAGTGCATGACCACATTGTCCACCTTCACCTACAGAAGGCCAAATGGACGACCTAACACGGAAAATAGTTGGTCCTACACTACGCTCTTGTTGGCAACTCGTATAGGCAGGCATGACTAAAAGCAGGGTGTGTCAAGCCAAAAGGTCCAGCCCTCGGGCCAACTCTCACGAAGCTTGGTCCATCTAGGCATCTATACTCCTACAAAACCAGCTAAGTTAGGCTTGCTTACCAGAACCACATTTCAGCCGTAGTTTTTCAGCGAAgaaatattgtttttctctcacaatacttttcagcttgtcttgccctccattcacttcactgaaaagagagaaaaacattattccttCACTTAAAAATACGGCCgaaaagacaagcgaacaggactggacaaaaaaaaatttgaaaGCAAATACATTGCAGAAACTCCATGCTCTAAACCTCTAGTCATTCCTCCTTTGCCTTAGTAACCAAAATTCCTCCAGCACGTTGGAAAGTTAAATCCGTCAGGATCCACAAAAAAATAAATTCATGCACATGAAAAATATCGCCAACGACGAATAGATTACCTCCAAAATATTTTCAGCTCATAACTTTTCTGAGGCCCAACCAAGGAACTTGCCAAGAGTTAGGAGGCACTAGCTTGTTTTTCCTAGGGGAGGCAAAACGTAAAAATTTCTTTCACGGAGGCCACTATAGGCTCTGGCCATTCTTGGAGACCTCAATCTCATATCAGAACAATCAAAGACTCGAAGGAGAACCCACCTTCAGGACAAAATGAGGTGCCAATCATCAATTTCTCTACCATGATCCATTCCAGTTTCCAATATTATACAGGCTCATTCCTCAAACGAATGAGAAAAAGTGCATATACCTAAAAGGTTttctatctccaacaacaacatagcctttcagacCCAACTCTATGACAGCTCAGTGTGAGGTGGAAAAAAATTATCAGCAGTGAGTATGTAACCAAACAAAGCTGTGGTGGCAAACGGAGCAAAATTGGCCCTGCTTTTCCAAGGAATTCCTCCCTACCAGGCTGTCATTTCTCTGCAACTTTAATCTGCCCGAGTTAACCCATGAGCATGAGCTGTGCCAAAGCTGATGTGAGGATCAGCGATGATCTCCAACTGGAGAACTCCACTTCGACAAGTGTATGGACTACATATCTGAATGCCATGCCAGACTTTCCCCTCTTGGTGGGCATATATGCAATTGCCTGGGAGCGCTGACCGGCTGAAGTTCATTTCAGCTGAATATTGCATCGGAATAAATACTGACATGGACAGTATATCAGCTGAACATCACACATATGTTCCAGAGGATTTCCATATTCTCCCTTCGAGAGAAATAACCATAATGGTGACATCATCATGGTATTTTCTGCGGTCCCCTTGAGGTATATCTAATAGCTCATAAAAGTCCATGCCTGAAAAGGCAAACTCCGGGTTAGTACTGGCATATTGCTCATGGAAGAGACTTCTTGAAGAATCTCTAATTGATCTAGAGATTGAAGCAGGGTGACATTACTTATTTTTGTAGGAATAGATAACAATGACGTAGTGTAATCAAGTACAAAGATGTTTCAGCTGTGATAGTTGTGTGGCATACAACCAAACTTTTCAACAACAGGCATTATAGCTATACAGTTAAGTCTCCAACCATACAGGGGTCTAATATTGGGCAGATTAATCGCCTAGGTGGCACCTAGGCACTAGATGTGACCTCCCACCTATGCAGCTGTCTAGTGCACTGTATACACATTGTAACAGCAAGAGAAGTTCTAATAGAAGCTATCATTGAAAACTTTCCTATCATAGAGCGGAAATGATTAAATGGAGCTTAGCGTTCATTACACCCAAAACACATAGGTTCATTAAGCTTGTCATTTGAATTGAACATCtttgtgctgaaattttatattaagcATTGCTCTGAACCAATTTGCATGATATGATCCTAGGGAAAAATAGAACTGGAAACTTTAGCTCCAGCCCTCCAAGACACTGCAAAGCTTGTCTTTTGGCACAGATAATTCATGCCATCAAAATGATTCAAGGACAAGTGAAACTAATCAAAAGTTCAAAACTAGCACAAACTTATCTACGAACAGGACCTCAGGCTGTCACTATAGCTGTAGTCCTGTAGAGTCTGCTCTAAAAGCTTTGTAATCACCAAAACTACATATGAAACACCATCCATTTCGATCAAAGATTGAATCTAGACAAAATATCCCCTATCAAATGATAAAAAGGAATAATATAGAAGAAGACAAGGTATCATTTTGTCAAATAATACTTTCAAACAGAATCTGAATAGCGTAACAAGACAACGTGCAATCAAGTGTGGGTAGTAAACTTTGGCCAAAGATTCTCACATATTAGGAACTGGCAGTCTGACATACCAGGTGTTGGCAGCTGAGTTTAACCCTTGCCGTGTTGGGTTACTTCTGTTTTTTATGCATATATAAATATAATTCTTTTATTCCAGAAAGTAGCATAGTGAGCCACCCAACGCCCCAACATGAACATGTGCAAGCACATAAATGTTTGCACAGTGCACACAAGTATGTGAACCGTGATGCTAAGGGTATAATGAAACGGTCAACATCCAAAACAATAAAGAAATGAGCGCATTTGCATTCAGCATGGAAGAAGACCACACAATAAGCTTACCAGCTTTCTTTGCAGCACGGGAGAGTAGCTCTTCAATTAAACTCTGTGCAGGATCACCCTCTGGAAACCGCTCCATAAAATTCTCAACATGTAGAACTACCTCCTCATTGCTTAGGTACTGATATAAGCCATCAGACGAAAGAACAAGAAATTGATCCCTGGCAGAGAGCTTATGATGGCAAAGAGAAGGTGTGCATGATATATATGGTGCATCACCTATATACTCATTGCGAAACATCTCTAGCAACCCATCATTCAACTTTGCCTGTAAAGCATGCAGACTTCTCAATAAAATTTACTTGTTTCCCCATACCTGGACCTATCATAACAATCAACCTACAGTCTCTTTACCTGTTTGAGATACCCAGCACCAAATGCACGGGTAACTTTTAAACGACCCTTTACTCTATCATTAGCAATACACTGATCATCATCCGGATGTTCGCGTCTGATCCTCTGCACTTCCTGCACGTCAACATGAAAGAACATGAGTTCATATGCAGAAAGAATTCATAGGATAAAACACCTATGATGCTTCCCATCCATCCATACTATCCTACTACGATATATAAATTCACAACTCCAAAAGAACAATGGTCTGTCGATTATAAAGCCATGCTGTTGAACAGGACAATGCACATACTGCACATGTACTCACAGAAGCCACTACAAAGTTCACACATAATGGCATAGGTATTGCTGTACCAAAGGGCATGTTCAACCAAGATAACAAAAAACAATTGGGTCTGAATATTTATATAGGATGCAAGCTCATCTTTTCAGTGAACTCAGCAGATGCACAATGCATTAGCATTATGCATCAATTCAGCTATGTCTGCAAAAAGGTTACCTCTTCAATGCTCGTGCTATGATCAGTCGACAGCTGCAATGCCTCAAGCCCAATTGCAGAATACCCAGGGATCCTTGACTCGGTCTCCAAGCCCACACCAATGTCCTCCACCCGCATGCTTCCAATCAAGCAGTCGTCGTCGTCTCGTCGCTGCGCCACAATGGCACGGCTATCCCCAAGGTTCATTACATACACGTCGTCGTCCCTTAGCAGGGCCACGAGCAGGCAAGCTCCGGTCACTGCCAGCTCTGGGTGGGATCCCATTGATTGGCTGGTCATGTCCAGGTACGCCGACTCTGTCGTAGCTAGCGCTCGGGCCAGTGCGCTCAGTACCGGCATGTGGTCCCTCACCGCCGGCGCGGCCGTCAACCTCTTAACTCCCCACTCCCTGCCGCTTTGACCATCGCCAGCGGCAGCCGCGTGGGCCCACATGGGATGCCGCTGCTCCTTGAGCCTGGCAAGCGATAGCGCGAACCGGCCGGAGCCCGAGAAGTCGAGTTCGCTGTCTTCGTCGTCGCCATCCACCAGGAATTGCCAGAGTCGCTTGGAGTCCGGGTCGGCCTCTTCGTAGAAGATCCCACGGAGCTCGCGCAGCAGGAAGCGGTAGAGATTAGCGACCAGGAAGTCCGGGGCCTCGGGACCGTTGAAGCCGTCATAGATGCCGACGAAAAGCCAACGCTGGTCCTCGGAGACAACCACGTGAACCCTGTCCTCCCCGGCGCGGCCGTGCGCCCACTGCACGCCGTCCTCCCGGCGGAGCGGCACGACGCATGGGCGGTTCTTCTCCGAGACGCTCCGCCGCAGGCTGCCGAAGGAGGGTTTCCGGAACCTCCTCGAGAATCCTCGCGACGACGACGAGGGAGCGGGCTTGGTGGGCTTCGCGGGGAGCGGGCCGGAGAAGGGCACGGCCTGGTCGAGCGGGCCGGAGAGCTGGGCGCCGCGGTCGATGGGCCCGGAGAGGAAGAGCGGCCCCGAGGAGAGGTTGGAGAGCTGCAGCGGcgcggaggagaaggacgaggaAGTGTGGAACGCGGAGGAGTACTGCGGCGGCATGCCGCCGCCGGCGACGGAGGAGTGGTAGATCGGCACGGGCACGGAGGAGTTGGCGGAGAGCGCGGCGCCGGAGATCGCGTGGCGGAAGGAGGACGAGtggcccgcggcggcggcggagctggcGGCGTAGCAGAAGGAGTGGCCGAGCGCGTCGTCCAGGCACGGCCCGTCGTCagcgggcgccggcgccggccgcgAGCACGTGCACGCGGTGAACAGCCGCGACGCGCCGCTGCCCATGGCATCCGACGCTCCGGCTCCGGCGGTGGAAAGCAAGCGATGTGGAACACTCGCCAAGCTACTCCAAGTGCCCTATTTTTTTACCACCAGTACGCCGCACTGCCGAGGAGAGCAGGAGGGCGGCGTGCGTGCGGGAGTGCGCCGTGCGCTATGACTAGTAGTTGCAGACTTGCAGGAGCCGCGGGGGTCCGTTTGACAAAATCAGTCTTCCTCAACGTCTCCCATGCAAATTTTGCAAGACACGAGCCGAGGCCCGGAGGACTGCGATGTGAATAGATGCTGAACTGAGGGGTTGAAGCGCACCGTGCCAGGTGGAGCTGGTATGTGTTAGCAGATTAGTCTGCACCGGGCCCGCTTGTAAGCTCGTTTGTAATCGCTGGACGCGGTTGACGCGATCCGATGGACGCGGTCACCACGCGATCCGCAATGCTCGCCAATGCCACGCATGTACTTGCTCTGCCGCTGGCTCGCGTAGCAGCTTTGTAGGAGAGTCCGTTGAGCCAAAGCTCACCTGTACGTGTATATATTGTACACCAGAGATCAATACAAAGTGTGGTTAATTATTCTTCCACTTTCAGTATGGAATGGTGGTGGGTGTCCATTTTGTCCGTCCTCGCCCCCTCCTCACGCCGCAgggcagggagggagggagcagtGACGTGGCGGCGCGGTGTTGACATGGAGGGATGTGGAGTGGAGAGGAGTCAACGTTTGGGCTTCCAGTCTGCCACCCGGGCTCGGCTTAATTACGGTAGATGGGACTCCACCCAGGGGCATATGCGTAAATTCGCGTGGTGGCACAGCAAATTTGATGGCTTTGGCGGGCCAGCTAGAGCGTAGGGAACTCGAACTGGCTGGCCGGCTGGCTAGTGGGCTCCTCCTCGGTCTCAAAGAAAATGCTATCTGtctccaacaacaacaaccaaaatacaagactcattcaacatttgggtagcgctacagtcaaatggttcaatacctattcgatATCCTCTCCAACAACGGGATCCAAAAGAtaatcatttctgcaaatagattttcaggagagaggatactcatatttgggttgtgcctctcagacaaccTAAAATGGGTCTCTCGTATATGTACTCTGTTGGAGGTTGATTTTTAGTACATATTTTGGATTTAGGTGCCCATATGGGTCACCAATTGGAGACGGTCTTACGGCCTGTCAAAAAAATGTGAGCCTGTGTTTGACAAAAATTTAGTTTTTTAAAGAAACGTTTATAAGAGAAATTGATTCTGATGATATGGTGTAACACTCAAACAGATTTAATGGTTTCTTATTCTAACCCATAATCTCGAGATCGCTTGACAGGGATTGTCTCAAAAAAAAATTGTTGGTAAAATCTTTTGTGGAGATAAACGGTTTTGAATAGTTCTTTTCAAGTGCACATGTAAAGTATAGGAACTTTAAAAAGCCAATGTGATAATTCTTTAGCATGAGGTGAATGGGGAAAGAATAAAGTGGTGAGGAAGTGTCTCACGCAAACCAGCTCTAAGGGTCTCATTAGTTATCCGCATCCACCTATATTTAGACTTGTGCACTGCAGTTGTCCATGTTTGGTTGCCTACAAAAGTCTTTATGTAGGTTTGCACAGTGCGTGAACCAGCCAGTGCAACCTTTACCAGTATGTTAGATTTTTTGTATTAGACAATGCAGAATGCATAAACCATGAACacaaaaaataaaatattttaaagtgttatcctaaacgctacaCGGTAAACATGAGCAAAACAATCGTTTAAACAAGCTAAACAACTGATTAAATAAAATGATGTGTCATCGTGTAGCGTTTAAACAATGTGTAAACAGGCTAAACATCCATTTAGATGAATAATGGTATTTTCACATTCTCTACTTTTACTAGAAACATGAGATCTCTAATAGATCATATAGGGTGAGTATATGCAATAAAATGTAAATAAACAAATGCAATTTTATCAGACGTTGTTTGCCTATGTAGAACAACCAAACACAATGTTGCATATATTTATGTTGGGTTAGCTTATGCTACATAAGATATGTAGGCTAAGCCTAGTATAGGTAACCAATAAGACCCTAACTAAAAACTTTCACTTACTCAAAAGAAAATGAGAAACTGTGAAGTAAATATGAACGGATAATAACGTAGGTTTAAGATTCAATTGGTATTTGTTGGTATTTACTACTCTTCCTTCTGTTTTAAATTATTGGTCACTTTAATTTTTATCTCAAATCAAAATCTCTAAATTTCTATCGAGTTTTGGAAAAATATATATCAGCATCTACAATGCCAAATAAATGAACCCTCAATTTGTAGTGGGtttaataaaaataattttattattaTAGATTGGTGTACTTTTCTATAAACTTTGTCAAAGTTAAATAAGTTTGATATTATAGTTTGTTTTAGAACGAAATGAGTAGGCTCTATGCTAGGCAGATTTCAGCCTTTGAGATTTGAACAGCATATTTCACTTTTCCAAACTCAGCGCAACGGCACCACCAAACAGAAGGATAAAACATGGGCAAATGGAGGAACAGAGCTACAGAAGAGTTCCACACAGGGTGTTTCACGTGAGCGTAGCAGGGGGGCCGAAAGACAGCGAGAGGAGGGGGTCAGGAAGGGGGCATTGGATTCTGATTTCTCAGGGCACCTGGCAAGTCAAAATTCAGAGTACTGTGATGGATGCAGTGTGCCGAACTGCGTTCCCGTTGTTTTCTGTCCTGTACTTGTCCCCCGTCCCGCTCTGAAATCTCAGCAGGCAACAGACAAATGTATGAGATCGAAAAGTTGATTGGAAAAAAAATCAGAGACTCCACCTGTGCCAAGACAGACAAAAGAAGTGTTATCAGATAACACAGCATGTTAACATCAGAGAACTCGTGTAAAAAAACATCAGTAAAATTAGAGGACGGGTTGGTGCCTGGATGCAATGGGTTTGCCCATTTCAATTCCGTAAGGAGCTGTGGAATAGGATAAAACCGCCCAACGAAGAAAGAGATGCATTTTGGAGATATAAAGATAAAGAACAGGAGTGTCAAAAACTAAGATATTCTATGCAAGCATAACAgcgcgtatatatatatatatatatatatatatatatatatatatatatatatatatatatatatatatatatatatatatatacggagTACCTTTTTTTTTTATTATAACAATCTCTTGCCTTTTGCCCACCAAGAAGGCAAGAACAAGCATAGTAGCAAAGAGAACAATTTTAGTTAAATACCATAGTTCAACCCAAGCAAGAATAAACTTAAATTTGCTTTATAGGTTTTAAAGATGTAATTCAATCTGCCACTGGAACAATGTACCAGCTTCaccccctttttcttttttttttctagggtAGGGATGGAGTGAAGGGACTAAGGGTTTGTTTGGATCATTGCCTCCATTGCTGCCGATCTTAGCCCTAGTCGTTTGAAATTAGACATCTGACAATGTTGCCTGATCTAGGTAGGATTTTCACGCCACCATCCAAACACACTCTAAGTCTCTCAATTCTTAGAAAATATGGAAGCAGTTCGAGAACTGTTGCCTTGGAGCCAACCTTGTTTAGGAGGATAACAATTGCCAGGTTCGACCTagctattcttttttttttttttgaccgaaTCAGCAGGGGAATCCCCtacctattttttttcttttttcaattaAATGAAAGAATGTTTATGTACAGGAGCAGAACACGCAAAAAGAAATGAAATACAAGGCACTCAGGCCCAAAAAAGAAACTGAAAAGATCTATAAGTAATTCTCTCTCCATAAACTAATTGAAGCTTGCCTCgctggtttggcttgagcacaaACTAAGCCAAGCTCATCTTTGAAATGTCTTCTCCATAAGCTGACATTGACTTGACCATTGTCAAAGATGACCCCATTTCTGGTCGTCCAGATCACCCAGCATCCTGTGATAAATAATTCTCTGAAGATCACACTGTCGAAATCGGCTCTAGCCTTAAAAATCATGTCAAGAGGGTTGAGGCTCAAATCCCAGTTGATTGGTAATGTTGACCAGCAATCCTTGCTGAAGGCACACTCAAAGAACAGATGAAAGCAAGTTTCTTCACAAGCGTCATTGCATAGAACACAGTTATAATCATCCATAATCCATGTTCTTCCTTCTCAAAAGATTTCTTGTGTTTAGTCTATCTCTGAGGAGTAACCAAAAGAACTTGTGCTTTCCTAGCTATTCTCGTTGTTCATTCAGCCTGGTGCTCTGGTTTGACGAGCAAGGTGTGGTGTTCGGTGCATGAGAACGAACTAGACCCAGTTTTGTCTTTTTTataaagcaagaaaaaaaagatgggAGTTAAGTTAGCATAGAGGCAGGGGTAGCTGGGCCTAGTTCTGCCATTGCACCACTCTCTCACTGTCACATGCAAGAAAAAAGTCTGAAGAGTACGACACCTCTCAAACCAAGAGAAAACAAACTGTCTGCAAGTAACAAGTCAGTAGTTAAAGTTCTTGATAAGTGGGAGCCTAGCAAGTTAACTTAGCTGGGACCCACGATGCAGTACTGGGTCAGATTAGTTGACCGGGCTGACTGATTTGGGACCCACTGGGCCACTGAAAGGGAAACACATACTAAAATCTGAAAGTACAGAACAACCTCTATCAATATTTCCAATCAAATT is from Miscanthus floridulus cultivar M001 chromosome 7, ASM1932011v1, whole genome shotgun sequence and encodes:
- the LOC136464174 gene encoding probable protein phosphatase 2C 26 — encoded protein: MGSGASRLFTACTCSRPAPAPADDGPCLDDALGHSFCYAASSAAAAGHSSSFRHAISGAALSANSSVPVPIYHSSVAGGGMPPQYSSAFHTSSSFSSAPLQLSNLSSGPLFLSGPIDRGAQLSGPLDQAVPFSGPLPAKPTKPAPSSSSRGFSRRFRKPSFGSLRRSVSEKNRPCVVPLRREDGVQWAHGRAGEDRVHVVVSEDQRWLFVGIYDGFNGPEAPDFLVANLYRFLLRELRGIFYEEADPDSKRLWQFLVDGDDEDSELDFSGSGRFALSLARLKEQRHPMWAHAAAAGDGQSGREWGVKRLTAAPAVRDHMPVLSALARALATTESAYLDMTSQSMGSHPELAVTGACLLVALLRDDDVYVMNLGDSRAIVAQRRDDDDCLIGSMRVEDIGVGLETESRIPGYSAIGLEALQLSTDHSTSIEEEVQRIRREHPDDDQCIANDRVKGRLKVTRAFGAGYLKQAKLNDGLLEMFRNEYIGDAPYISCTPSLCHHKLSARDQFLVLSSDGLYQYLSNEEVVLHVENFMERFPEGDPAQSLIEELLSRAAKKAGMDFYELLDIPQGDRRKYHDDVTIMVISLEGRIWKSSGTYV